The sequence TGGATGAATAGTCGCCAAATTGTTACCACTGAAATCGATTGTTTAATAGCTAATCCATTAAATTTACCAAATTGTTATAACCTTAATTTTGTATGAAATACCTTAAATACCCCTCTGGTAGTAGTGCTTTTGTAGTTGTTGCAATAATTGTCATTACTACATGTTTTGTTTCCTTAACCTACGCGCAGGACGTTGCGGCCAATTATAAATATACCCGTGTAGATCCGGCGCCATTTGCCGATAATGCCGGGCACTGGTATGCCATATTCGATAAGAATAACATGATCAACGCGCGCCCGGGACGACCTAAGTACGACCCGACCGAGATCACCAGGATTGCCGATAATATACTGCTGTTTCAAAAAAGCAACGGCGGCTGGCCGAAGAACTACGATATCTTCGCTGTACTGACCGATGATCAAAAGGATAGCGTATCTGCTGCCCGTAACGAGTTACACACCACCTACGATAACGGCAGCACTTATACCCAAATAGCCGTATTGGCCAGCGTGTACACCGTAACCAAGGTAGAGAAGTACAAAACAGCGGCTTTGAAGGGTTTCGATTTTATCCTGAAATCACAATACAAAAATGGTGGCTGGCCACAATATTACCCGCTGGAAAATAATTATAGCCGTTGTATCACCTTTAATGACGGCGTTTTTGAGGGCATCGTGGAGTTGTTAAAGGATGTGCAGGATAATGAACCGCAGTACGCTTTTATCGATGCTAAAACCCGGGCAAAATTGGCCGAAGCATATGATAAAGGGATTCAATGTGTTTTAAAAGCACAGATAGTGGATAACGGCAAGCCCACCGCCTGGTGCCAGCAGCATGATGAAGTTAGCCTGCAACCCGCCTGGGCCCGCAAGTTTGAACCGCCAAGCATTTGCAATAAGGAAAGCGCCGACCTGGTGCTGTTCCTGATGAATATTGACCATCCGAAAAAGGAGGTAGTGGACGCCATACAAAACGCGGTAGCCTGGTTTAACGAATCGAAGATCTTGAATACAAGGGTGAATACCATCGCTGCCCCCCGGATGGTTACACCATTCCGCGTATCTGTAAGCGACAGGGTAGTGGTGACCGATAACACTGCACCTCCAATATGGACACGCTATTATGAGTTAAAAACGCATCGCCCATTGTTTTGTAATCGCGACAGCAAGGTGGTGTATTCGCTTGCCGAAGTTGATCGTGAGCGCAGGGATGGCTATGGCTGGTATACCTATTCGCCGCAACAGGTGCTGAATAAATACCCGCAATGGCAACAGAAGTGGGCTGCCGGGGTGGATGTGTTGAAGAAGTAACTCGAGTGTTGTTGGGTTGAAGTTGAGCTTGAACCCCAATTAGCGCTTTTTACAAAATCAACCCGCTATTCTAACGCGAGCGAAGAACTGCCTCTTGAATGAAACGAAAAATCCCGGGCTATGCATTACCGCTTTGCTAATCGGGGATGTTTCGCTATGCTCAACATGACGGAGTTAATTGATTAAGCGCTGACGCGAATAATAGCCAGGAATTTTTTTATAAAAATACTCTATAACTAAATGAACATTCATTTATATTTGTAACGAAATATGCGTACAAGAGATACAGAAAAGGAAGAACTGGTAAAGGAAAAGGCCATTGAGTGCATTGTAAAAGATGGGCTGGAGGGCTTTAGTATGAATAAACTGGCCCGGATGTGTGGGATATCGGTAGCCACTTTGTACATCTATTACAAGGATAAGGATGACCTTATACTGAAAATAGCCCTGGAAGAAGGCGACAGAATGGGGGATGCCATGATCCGCGACCTGGATCCGGAACTCTCGTTTGAAGAGGGCTTGCGTATACAATGGCGCAACCGTTACGAGCACATGATGGCGCGCCCCAACATGAGCACGTTTTTTGACCAGGTGCGCTCATCAAGTTACCAGGAAAAATTTGTTGAGCAGTTTTTGTCCAAGTTTAAGGTTATCGTTGGTCAGTTTATGGATAATGCGGTAGCACGCGGCGAGATAAACGAAATGCCTTTCGAGGTCTATTGGTCGGTGGCTTTTGCGCCATTGTACGCATTGATACGCTTTCACATGGAGGGGCAAAGCATTGGCGGAAAACCATTTACTATGACCGACGATATACTTTGGCAAACTTTCGATCTGGTTGTTAAAGGCTTAAAGAATTAACAATTTTTTTATGCCTGATTAATGAATGAACATTTATTTACTAATTGTATGGAAAACTTTGATCACATACACATATTCAAGACCAACATTTGCACCGATGTTGACAGGCAAACCATCCATGAGTTGCTGGACGGCGATGTTGCCATAGAAGGGTGGACCCTCGACACCGAAGACGAGGACAAGGTGCTGCGCGTGGTGAGTTGCACACTGCAGCAACAACAAATTATCGACCGTATCAATTCTAAGGGCTATATCTGCTGTGAATTGATCTAAAAAAATTAAAACACAAATGAAACAACAACAAACAGAACCTATACCATTTACCGGCTATCAAAAGCTGGTGTTATTTTTATTGGCCATCACCCAGTTTACGGTGATATTGGACTTTATGGTGATGTCGCCACTGGGCGATATGCTGATGAAATCTATGGACCTGAAGCCATCTGCCTTTGGTGTGGCCGTATCGGCTTATGCCATTAGCGCTGGTATCTCGGGGTTACTTACAGCCGGCTTCGCCGATAAATTCGATCGTAAAAAGCTGCTGTTATTCTTTTACACCGGATTTATTGCCGGTAGTATATTCTGCGGTCTATCGCATTCCTTTGTCCAACTGGTGGCCGCGCGTATTGTTACAGGCTTATTCGGTGGGGTTATTGGCTCTATATCCATGGCCATCGTTACCGACTTGTTCGCTATTCAGCAGCGTGGGCGTGTGATGGGTTACCTGCAAATGGGCTTTGGCGCCAGCCAGGTATTAGGTATCCCGATCGGCTTATACCTGGCCAACCTTTGGGGCTGGGAAATGCCGTTCTTTATGGTGGGCGGCCTGGCTATTTTAGTAGCGCTGGTAATTATGCTGAAGATGCAGCCCGTTGATAAGCACCTGGCCCTGCAGCACGATAAATCGGTATTAACTCACCTTTGGCATACGCTTGCCCGTCGCGAGTACCGCGTGGGCTTTATGGCTACCGCTCTGTTAAGCATCGGCGGCTTTATGATGATGCCATTCGGCAGCGCCTTTGCAATCAACAACCTGGGCGTAACCAATGCGCAATTACCCTTATTGTTTATGATATCGGGCATCAGTTCCCTTATTGTGATGCCGCTGGTTGGCCGACTGAGTGATAAGATCAGCCGCATAAAATTATACCTTATCGCATCGGTATGGACGATGATCATGTGTGTGGTTTATACCAATCTTACCTTAACCCCATTTTGGCTGGTAGTTGTACTGAACGTATTGATGATGGCCGGTGTGTTAACCCGTATGATCCCGTCATCAGCGCTCATCAGTTCGGTGCCCGATATGGAAGACCGTGGCGCCTTTATGAGCGTTAATTCATCGTTACAGCAAATTGCGGGAGGTATTGCAGCCACCGTTGCCGGGATGATCGTGTTGCAACCCACCAAGTTCAGTCCGCTGCAAAATTATAATGTGGTGGGGTATGTTATTGTGGTGATATCCATCATCAGCATTCTACTGCTGTACCGGGTGAGTAAAATGGTGGATAAAAAGACAGGCACTAACCCGCCAGTTGTGGTAGAGGATGAGGTAGTGGTGAGCGAGGGGTATTAAGCATTATTTCCAAACCGTCATTCTTAGCTATTGTTGATGACGCACCGTTTATAAGCCTTACGAAGTTTTGAAAACATCGTAAGGCTTTTTTGATATAGCCACCGACGTGATCACTTTTAACTTTATACTATGGGCAACTATAACCAAACGCAAACCGTAATAACTAAAAGTAATAGGCAATATAGTTATCATTGTTTTGAAGGTAGTTTTATCCCGGCTATTTAGTATACTCACCAAAACGGAGCGGAGGCAATTATTTGCAATGGCCGGCCTCGACCTGCTGATGAGTTTGGCCGATGTGGCCTTTTTAGCCGCGTTGCTGTTTATCATCCGTGTTTATACCGGTGGCAATACGGTGGGAAGTAGCTTTGCGAATTATGCGGAGCTTATCATCCAAAAACCAGTAATGCTAACCGGCGCCTTTCTTGTGCTGTACACGTTTAAAAACATTGCAGGGGTATGGATATTAAAATGCCAGCATAATTACGTGTTTAGGGTATCGTCAAGGTTATCTGAAAAAAATATAAATAACTATTTTAATGGCAGTTATGCAGATTATGTGCATACGGATTCCTCCATCCGCGCAAGGCATATCAGCAATGTGCCAATAGAGTTTAGTAGCTATGTTTTAACTAACCTGCAGCAGATCATCGCGCAGGGGATGCTCATTATTTTTACCGTTTCGGCCATCTTATTATATCACCCGGTGCTGTTTGTATTATTGCTGCTATTGTTATTGCCACCTGTAATTTTATTAGGCTGGTTTAGTCGCGGACAGCTTAAAAAGGTACGTGTACAGATCAAGCAAAGCAGCGCAAAGGCGTTGCAATACCTGCACGAATCACTGGCTGGTTATGTAGAGGGGAATGTTTATCATGCATCAGGCTTCTTCATCAAACGCTATCTTCAGCATCAGCAACAGCTTAATCAAAACATCGCTACCCAGCAAACTTTGCAGGGTTCATCGTCGCGGTTTATAGAAGTGTTTGCCCTTCTGGGCTTTTTTATCCTGGTGGTGATCAACAGTTATTTTAGCGGAAGGGATACTATTGATGTACTAACCATCGGTGTGTTTATGGCTGCGGCTTACAAGATCATCCCCGGTGCGGTGCGCATACTGAACAGCGTTACACAGATGAAAACGTATAGCTTCATTTTGGATGACCTTGCAAATGAAGCTTTACCAAAGGAAAATGTAACGACATCAGGGAGGAGTTCCGGAATAAACAATATCCGCTTTGATAATATTAGCTTTAAATTTAAGGACCATAATGTGGTGGATAACCTAAGCTTCGGGTTGCAACCCGGCGATATTGCCGGGATATCTGGTGTATCCGGTCGCGGTAAAACAACTATTATTAATTTATTGCTGGGATTTTTGCAGCAGGATAGTGGTTTGATATTTATAAATAACGAAATTAGTGATATCGCGTATCGTAAAACCTACTGGCAAAGGATAGCGTATGTAAAGCAACAAGCTTTTTTTATTAATGATACCATCCTGAAGAACATTACTTTAACAGAAGATGGTTTTGATAAAGCAAGGCTGGATAAGGCTTTGCAGATAAGTGGTTTGGATGTGCTTTTAAATACATTCCCTGAGGGAATAGATAAATTAATAAAAGAGCACGGTAAGAACATCAGCGGGGGACAACGACAGCGGGTTGCACTGGCACGTGCGCTGTACCATGATCACGATCTGCTGATACTTGACGAGCCATTTAGCGAACTGGACGAGGATGCTGAGCGGGAAATATTGACCCGTTTAGGCAGCGATAATACTAAGGGTATAATGGTGCTTTTAATAACGCATAACAAAGCAAGTTTGTGCTTTTGCAATAAAATTATTTTAGCCTGATGAACGCTAAACCTAAAACATTGGTAATATTAAGTCCGGGGTTCCCTAAGGATGAGGGGGATACCACGTGCCTGCCATTACAACAGGTCTTGCTGAAAACCATCAAGCAAAACCACCCCGAACTGGAATTGCTGATCATCGCCTTTCAATACCCTTTTAAAAAGCGAAATTATAGCTGGCACGGCATCCCGGTGATGGCATTTGGCGGCAGGGGCAGGGGCAATGTGTTACGTGCTTATAATTGGGCTAAGATTTGGGCGGCGCTGACTGGTATCAATAAAAAAAGAAATATACAGGGAATCCTGAGTTTTTGGCTGGGCGAATGTGCCTTTATTGGCGAACGCTTTGCACAAACACATCATCTGAAACATTATTGCTGGATATTGGGCCAGGATGCCAAACCAACTAACCGTTATTATCAACTAGCCCGCCTGCATGGCGAATCGATGCTGGCCTTATCTGACTTTATAGCCTCAAGCATATACATTAACTATGGGATGATGCCGAAGCATATTGTCCCCGGTGGACTGGATACCACTATGTTTGCTAACGGAAATTCAGAACGCGATATCGATATTTTAGCAGCAGGATCGCTGATCACGCTGAAGCAATACCATTTGTTTATAGAAGTGGTTTGCCGTTTAAGGCGGCAGAACCCCAATATTAAAGCTGTTTTATGCGGCGAGGGGCCGGATAGAACGCGCTTGACAAGCATGATCAAACGGTTAAAAATGGACGAGCACATTACGCTTGCAGGCGAATTGCCGCATGCAGATGTGCTCAAACAAATGCAGCGTTCGAAGATTTTCCTGCATACTTCAAGTTACGAGGGATTGGGCATGGTTTGCCTGGAAGCATTGTATGCAGGTGCGAAGGTGATCAGCTTCGTGAAACCGATGGACGCTGAAATTGCCAACTGGCACATCGCCGATAGTACTTTAACCATGGCCAATATAGCCCATGATATACTAAAGGATACCAGTACCATTTATTCGCCTATGCTTGTTTATGATATTAACGATATCGCCAGGCGGATAGCCGACCTTTATGCGGTTAGTCCTTCTACTATCGCTTTAAAGCGCGTTGTAATGGCTTTAAATGAAAGTGTGGCGTTGTAATGAGTTAAAACCTCGGCCCGCTTTTGTTGCACATCTATTTGCCTGCTTTTTTGCAGGGCGCAGAACAACGCATCCTCCTTACCGGCTTCATACAATATCCCGCAGTTTCCATTATCGGTTATCATCCTGAAAGATGGAATATCGGTTATTACAGGGATGCATCCACATGACATGGCCTCGCAAACCGCCGCGCCGCCGCTTTCGTAATGTGAAGTGGAGATAATAAAATCGGCGCTGTTGAACCAGTATAATAATTCGTTGTGAGGTACTTTACCTATCAGTATGATGTTTTTCCTACAGTGCAGAGCGGCATCAAGCAGTTGCTTAATGGCAGGCAACAGATTATTGGTTTGGTAGATAAGGTACAATTTAGCCGCAGGGTGTATCTCCAGATAGCGTAAAAATGATTTGATGGCCATTAAGGGATCTTTATTGCTATCGAGGTTACCTATCCACAAATACGAGGGTTGCCCGTTTACTCCTGTTTTTGATAGAGCCGCCTGCCGGTTAACCGGCGCGAATACTGACGAAACCGGCATTAATTCGTGAATTTTATCAGCCCGGCTGATATTGCCGCTGCTCTGCCACTCATCGCCCATTTGTTTCGATGCGAACAGGTAGGCATTTATGCTTTTGTCGGATACCCTGTTGATATATTTTTTTATTCCGTTGCCCGGCCGTTCGGCACGATGTTGTATGATGATCCTTACTTTTTTTCCCAATATCAGTCGCAGTTGCATAATTTCCAGCGGATGCTGCAAACCGTTGATGATAACAACATCGGGCTTTAGCTTTTTTACATATTTGTGTATCCGGTAGGGGAAATGGGTTTTCTCGCGGTTGAGGTTTACAAAACGGTAATTTACGTCCTTGTGAACGTATTCGCCAACATAATCAATTTGCTTAATGTAATAAACAGTATCGGTCTCGGACAGACATTCAGGCATACCGGCATAAGGCGCTATCCGGTTGATCCAGCTTTGCGGGGTATCAAAGCCGGGCGAGTAGTAATAGCCGAGGAAAACGTAAATCATCGCTGTGTGTTTTAAAATAGCCCCTCCATGCTTTTGTAATTACCCTGTTGCGCCTGCAAAAAGCCTACATGATACAGCGATGCCGGGTTTTGCCTGATCACTCTTTTATTTACCACTTTGCCAAGCAGCAGCATGTGGTATCCCATTTTTTGATGATGAACGATCTCTACCTCCTTATACCAACCCGAAAATTCGGGCACCGGGAAACCGAACATCTCGCTGTTAGATACACCAAAGCTTAGTTGGCCTACAGGCGTAGGCACCTTGCTGGAGTGCTTGCCCAGGTTATAAACTGTATCGATATCTACGTTACTGGTATCGCAGATAACCACTTTTTTTGCTTCAAGTATTTTATCAAGCGTGATGTTAGTGGTACGCAACCCAAGCAGGTATAATCCCTCGGCTTCGATATAACTATGGATATCCATCGGGAAGATATTGCAATAATCGGCATCGCGGTACGATACAATGATAATGCTGCGTGGGTAAGAATATAATGCGCTGATCACTTCGCGGTGATGGTAGGTATTGTTCTTCGCCCGCAGTAAATAGCCGAAGAATACCAGGCGATGCAGTATGCTTAGCTGATAATTGCCGACTTTTAGAATCTTATAAAGCAATAAAACCCCGTGCTCCGTCTGTATCTGTTCAATTAATGAGACCCAGATGCGTGCATTAAGCGTATCCTCATTTATAAATTCAATTTTGGAAAATTGGAGATCGGCCATATCCGCCTGTTTTTGCGGCAACCAAACGGCCATGCAAAACGGGGCCAGGCAGATCATCCCATGCTGGCGGGTGATATCGAAACTGTAAGGGCCGCTTGTCAGCATCACCCGCTCGGCAATCTCATCTGCCTGCAAACGGGTGATCATAAAGGCCTGTATCTTGCCGGCACGTTTAAAAAAAAGGTTCTTGATCAGCATGGCACAGGTGTTTATTTTAAAATGTATCGATATCAGCCGCGGTAAATTTTATGCGGTTAAGTGGAAGCCGCTCGCCCGTTTCCTTAAAAATTACCTGGAACGAGGGCGCCGACCAGTAACGCTCGTTAAAAAGACCGTGTAGTTTTGTGCCCGGGCTCGATTGAAATATTACCTGCTTAACCCCAAGCCGGCGTGCCAGTTGCAACACAGTATGCATTACCCTGCTGAAATTATTAGTAGCGAGGCATATATCGCCTATAATAAGCCCATTGCTTATCTTTAACCAAACCAGTGCGTGTTTGGCCCTTATCACCACGGTAGGGCTGTATGTTTTATAACGAAAATGATCATCAGTTCGATAAACCCCGTCAAAGCCCTCATTTAGCGCTGAGTTATTTATGCCCTGCTGGGCAACGCTATATTTCTTGAGGATTTTATTGGCGTAAGCCGTGTACAGATGTCGCAACATGGGCAACTTTTTAAGCTTGTGCTCCCAATTATAACGATGGACGGGGATCACAAAGCAGTCCATGGTATCGGCAACCTGCCATCCCAACTTATCAACATAACCAGGCAGCGCATTTTGGTTGGGGAAGCCAAAAACGGTATGTATCCCGTTCTCGCGGCATAGTTCTACAGTTAAGCTGGCCAATTTTAAAAACAACCCCCGCCCCCGGTGATCCGGATGGGTCATAGCATCGGCAGCCTGGGCTGTTGATATTTTTTTATTGCCATGCTGCAACAGGCAGGGGAGCGCGCCATAAAACGCAACCGGCAAACCATCCTGGTTATAAGCGATGTAACCCATATACTTTATGCCCATATAGGCCGTATTGTACTTGCCCCTAAAAAACGCAATACTTTGTTCACGATGATACACTGCTTTGAACAGGCGGCAAACATCCCCAATGTCATCAGGCGATAGGCGCTTTATATTATATATATCGATGGGCTTACTCATATCGCCTGTTTACTGTGGCATGCATTTGATTATTGACAGATATAAACGGATTTATCACAAAGCGCTCATGCATGGCAGGGTTTTCTTTATCCTGTTCAAACAGAGAGTCGAGTAGCAGTAGTTTATCGTATCCTGCATTTATACACGTATTAACAACATCGGGATCATAGCTTCCATAAGGAAAAGCAAAACTATCAACTGATTTTTGTATGATGTTTTCGAGATAGGTTTTTGATTGTTTTATCTCGATAATTGATTTTTCTAAACTAATATTAGCCAAGTCGTTATGATAATATCCATGTGAGCCGATGGTAACATATGGTGATGCGGACATCTGCTTTATCTGTTCCTCTGTCATTTGCAGCCAGTAGTCTTCATCCTTTGCGTTCTCCCGGAACGGCGCCAGCGGGTATAATTCTCCCATCACAACTACCTTTTGCTCAAAACCAACCTTACGCAGACTATCGGCCAGTCTTATACCAGTGTTGGTGTCATAATAACGATTAACCCTATCCTTAACAAACACCCCATCTTTTATGCCGATTCGTGCCGGGCCATATTTGCTGACGATGCTTAAGAAATCGTTCCACAAAATGTCATACCCGGCCTGCCGGATGGCTGTTATAAAGAATGTAGCCGGTACCCGGTACTTTTCAAGCAAAGGCAAAACGTATTTGTAGTTATTGGCAAAGCCATCATCAAAAGTGAGGCAGACATTGAATTTATCCGGGTGGAATTTCTGATCGTAATAATCCTGCAGTGATAAGATATGGAAATGCTTTGTATAATATTGCAGGTGCCGTTCAAAGGTTTTCAGCGTTAAAAAGAGGGTGTTGAACCGGGTATGATCATCCAAACAGATACCGTGATACGTGAGGATGCGGCTACCCTTAACACCTTGATAAAAACCTGCATCCAAACCCATACCATGCCTGATATCCCGGTACAGGTGTACGGCATTTCGGCGTACTTTGGTTTGGATCTTCTGCGCTAAATTCATTTAATTAATTATGACAGGTGCAATGCACAGGGAACTGTGCATCAGTATAGTATCGCTTAATATCGGCCATTAGTTTAGGCAGGTCGCCATATACATATTTGTATACGCCACCAATCCTTATCTTGCTGAAATTTTGCTTCGGCAGTTGATTCAACTGGCTGTATAATATCTCATCGAATAAGCGGATATTACCTTTATGGATTACCAAAAGTATATCTGCAGGACCTATAGACAGCAGGTTTTCTATCGTATTCGGTGCGCCTTTCAGGCGGGCTACAACTATATCGGCGTCCCGGCCGGAGGCGATGATCCCGGCATTCAATTCCCATGTCTTTGCCGCACTGATAGTAAGGTCATTATACAACTCCTGATCATCTAAATATCCTGCTTTACGGGCTGTGCGGATATGCTCCCAGATATTCCAATCGCCGGTAAGCGTCGAATCGGTACCAAAAAGCACCTGTGTATAATTCTTCAACCGGTTAACAGGGGCAGTTACACCCAGCATAAAGTAATTAGTTTGCGGGCACCATACCAATGCCTTAAACTCCTTAGCCTGCCTCGGGGTCATGGCTACGCCGTGAACGCCGATCATTTCACGGTGCAGTAAGTTCCAGTTTATTAATTGGTCTATCTCCGTTTCGGCGGCTTTATCAATGCCTTCACCGGTATGGATCACTACAGGCATGTTCTTCCTCAGCGGGTTATTTAACCGGCGCTTCCACTGCTTTTCAAACTGTACCGAATGTAGCGACTGACAATTATCTAAAATGGTAACAGGGGAGTTGCTGATGGGCAATTGCTCACCGTGGTTCACCACTGTGGTTACTCCGCACAGCAGGTTTTTGTACACGCCCCATTGCGTGCGCAGGTTTTGCGGTACGTTTAAAACGGCGGCAATTTCCTGCGGATATTTTTTATGGATATAGTTGCCCCACTCGGTATAGTTTTGATATTGGCGGTCACCCAGTTGGGAGAAAAGGTTAAAATCCAAATGATCGTGCGAGTTGATCAGTCCCGGGAAGATCACAGCATCGTTAAAAACAAGCTGCGTATTATCGTCATGCACATCGGTAGCATCAACAATAAGCCCCCCGCTGATATGGATATCAACCTCCTCATTACTGCCAACCCGGTACACATTGCTCAGTTTCATGCCTTTTGTTTAAAATGCAGGCCATAAATAATAGGCATCCCCTTAAATTTCTCATACACGTGCAGTGCGTTCTGGCTTTCATAATAATGCTTCAGGGTCTCGTCGATAATGATCTGCTGCTCGCTCACTACTTCCCAATCTTTAAGACTCATAATAGCCTTTATGCTGGCCAGCTGATGCACAAAATTACGTACCGCGATATGGCTGCCGTTATGTTTAAACGTGCGCTGCCCGCCCATATCCAGGGCTTGCGGATGGAAATCGGTGATCAGGATATCGCCGTTATTTTTCACTATCCGGCACCAGTTTAACAGACTGTTTTCTAAGTTTTTAATATGTGCTACCGTAAGTGTAGATACAATGATATCGAAGTTATCGGTTGGGATATTCAGCAGCGAATCGTTAGTTACCAGTTCGGTATCGGCCTGTGGAAATTTTTCCTTTAAACGGTTCAGCATCCCGGCCGATACATCAAAGCCGGTAATATGTGCCGGTTGCCATTGCAGCATCT comes from Mucilaginibacter mali and encodes:
- a CDS encoding amidohydrolase family protein, whose protein sequence is MKLSNVYRVGSNEEVDIHISGGLIVDATDVHDDNTQLVFNDAVIFPGLINSHDHLDFNLFSQLGDRQYQNYTEWGNYIHKKYPQEIAAVLNVPQNLRTQWGVYKNLLCGVTTVVNHGEQLPISNSPVTILDNCQSLHSVQFEKQWKRRLNNPLRKNMPVVIHTGEGIDKAAETEIDQLINWNLLHREMIGVHGVAMTPRQAKEFKALVWCPQTNYFMLGVTAPVNRLKNYTQVLFGTDSTLTGDWNIWEHIRTARKAGYLDDQELYNDLTISAAKTWELNAGIIASGRDADIVVARLKGAPNTIENLLSIGPADILLVIHKGNIRLFDEILYSQLNQLPKQNFSKIRIGGVYKYVYGDLPKLMADIKRYYTDAQFPVHCTCHN
- a CDS encoding class I SAM-dependent methyltransferase: MLQELKKYLPKGLQRTRIPETEAGPAYDIWSVNYDNQPGNLMLDLDEVVFRRLLSAIDIKDKRVADIGCGTGRHWQKMLQWQPAHITGFDVSAGMLNRLKEKFPQADTELVTNDSLLNIPTDNFDIIVSTLTVAHIKNLENSLLNWCRIVKNNGDILITDFHPQALDMGGQRTFKHNGSHIAVRNFVHQLASIKAIMSLKDWEVVSEQQIIIDETLKHYYESQNALHVYEKFKGMPIIYGLHFKQKA